ATTTGTGAAGTAATAATATGATAATAAATGAAGCCAAACTAAAATCAGCATATTGAATACATAACATTTATTAGATGTGAAAATACCATCCAGGGCATTTACATAATTAAAAAAGGCAACAATGCACAAGGATACAACACTACAAAAATACTATACTTCACATAATGACATCTATTGGGTCATTTTGATAAACCGCTAAATAGGCCCATTCCAGGCTCCATGCCATAGACCGTATACAAATAATATATATGCCCCATACCCTAGAGCCTTGGCCATGGCAAAACTGGGGTATTTTCATTATACATTTTCTAGAGGGTCTAATAGGTTACACCTGACAGATTATTAAAGCCAATTAGTTTAGCAATTACATACAATTATTGTGAATATGGGAACCAACAGGTAACATTATTCACGAGGAAATTGACAACGCTGATCATTTTATCTTTCCATTTAGATTTCATAATTTCTGAATTTCCGCAGAAGACTGGATGGGGAGTCAGAAGCCCAGCGAAAATGGCGATGGCAGTAATCACCTGGATAATGGGGACATCAAAAATATGATTAAAAagaaaaggaacatttatttaaTAAGACATTTAAATCAATTAAGATTAGACCTCAAGAGCCTCAATATGAAGCATTATATTCCCATAAGTATATTACAAGAACCAATATTACATGTTGGATTTTAGTTCTTTCTAACTATAGGTTGGCAAAAGTACCCGTAAACATGAAAATCGTTGAAAAATTATGAAactaggctatgtgctcactTGAAGATGGCACTGCATCTGGTGAAGGCATCTCTGGTGACTCTTGGTCAGTACAGTCTCTGTCTTGGGAACTGTTCGGGAATGTTGCTTTAGAGCTCTCCAGCATGGGCTCCTTTTTGGTCCTCACAGCCCAATGCATTGACTGAGGACAGAGAGCAACGTACCCAAACATGAAAAAACACAACCAGATAAAGTATAAGGTGAACAACGTGCATTTAACATTATATCATGTATGCATTCAACACAGGATGCATTTTTTGAATGGGCTTATCTCAGTTACATAATAGGTCACATGATTACATTTAGGCAGTGTATAGTTTGACAACTCTTTGTATTGCTGCGATTCTGGCTCAATATTATGACATGTATTAACAAGCAGACCAGTTCCCCATTATTTAATCAATGAAAGTGTATAAAATGTATGTTTTCAGTTTGATCATAATTATAATTCTCATAATATACATACAGTTTTGACAGAGTCGCCAAGGGCTAGCCAGCCATGGAATGGTATGGTAATTCCACTTCTTTTCCATACATCATAGTTTCTTCTGCTCTTTTCATTGCACAAAACCTCCTTGGCTTCCTGCAACTTCTGAAACTCTTCCactgcaacaaaatgtggacttCATGATGAGCATGGATAGGATTATTGCGACAACATTtttattatacagtgccttcagaaagtattcacaccccttacatttttccacattgtgttgtgttacagcttgcatttaaaatggatttaattgagaTTTTtgtgaaagtggaattatgtttttcgaaatgtttacaaattaatcaaaaatgaaaagctgaaatgtctcgagtcaataagtattcaactcctttgttatggcaagcctaaataagttcaggtgtaaaaatgtgcttaaaaagtcacataataagttgcatggactcactctgtgtgcaaaaattgtgtttaacatgatttttgaatgactacctcatcttgaAGATGGCACTGCATCTGGTGAAGGCATCTCTGGTGACTCGTGGTCAGTACAGTCTCTGTCTTGGGAACTACCTTACCTCATTTTCCccccctattgtgttattgactgtatgtttgtttattccatgtgtaactctgtgttgttgtttgtgtcgcactgctttgctttatcttggccaggtcacagttgtaaatgagaacttgttctcaactagcctacctggttaaataaaggtgaaatatatatatttttttttttaatctctgtaccccacacatatacatctgtaaggtccttcagtcgagcagtgaatttaaaacacagattcaaccacaaagaccatgaaagatttccaatgcctcgctaagaagggcacctgttggtagatgggtaaaaataaaaagcatacattgaatatccctttgaccatggtgaagttattaattacaccttggatggtgtatcaatacacccagtcactacaaagatagaggcgtccttcctaactcagttgccagagaggaaggaagccGCTCAGGGATTTCCAATGGTGACTCTAAAACATtttattggctgtgataggagaaaactgaggatggatcaacaacattgtagttaatccaaaatgacagagtgaaaagaaggaagcctgtacaaaatattctaaaacatgcatcctgtttgcaacaaggcactaaagtaatactgcaaaaaatgtggtaaagcaattaactttgggggggggggggggcaaatccaatacaacacattaccgagccccactctccatattttgaagcatagtggtggctgcatcatgttatgggtatgcttgtaatcgttaaggactggggagtttttccaggataaaatagaaactgaatggagctaaacacaggcaaaatcctagaggaaaacatggttcagtctggtttccaccagacactgggaaatgaattcacctttcagcaggacataaCCTTCAGCAGGacataaccttaaacacaaggccaaatctacactggagctgcttaccaagaagacagtgaatgttcccgagaggccgagttagttttgacttaaatttacttgaaaatctatggctagacctgaaaatgtttgtctagcaattatcaacaaccaatttgacagagcttgaagatttttgaaaataataaaacgggcaaatattgcacaatccaggtgtggaaagctcttcgagacttacccagaaagactcacggctgtaatcgctgactcaggggttgtgaatacttatgtaaattggatatttctgtattttattttcaataaatttgcaaaaatgtctaaaaacgttttcacaatggggtattgtgtgtagatgggtgataaaaaaaaaaacacatttaatcaatttggaaattttgaataagtcaaggggtatgaatactttctgaagggactgtacATGACAATCATCACCTGTCACAGTACACAAGAGGGACACAATCACACAGAATTCATCCATTACCTGCTCTTGGATTATCAGGGTGCTTGTCTGGATGACATGCCAAGGCCCTTACTCTGTATTCATTGGCAATCTGTTCTGTCTAAAAACAAAGATACATCATTAAAGTTTCACCCATATACATTATGTTACATTTGCCATGGCCTTAAAAGCTGGTTGAACTGACAATTAAAATCTTATAGCAGTCACTTGACAAAAGGTGTATGAAATTATACCAAGCTACGCCACTTTCACTGCACAGTATGATATCCATATCGCAACAAGTCGGTAAAATatatttagcctagctagctaacgttattgcTAGTGGGAAAACAAACTCTTACCGAAGATAACTCATCGCACCCGAGTAACCCGTAATAATCGTCCAAGTCCTCTGGTTTGCAATTTAAAATATCATCCATTCTGATTTATATTAGCTATATAAGCTTAGAAAATAACTGATTTAGCTAGCCTGACTGCTCTGAAGGCTGCGGTGTTGCGCGTTTCAGGTCGACTTTATTTTAACGGCGCGGCACAGCTAGAAGTCTAAAGAACCAGAGAAGAACGACGATATGTCACTGAATATTGCAATATTATCCAGCTAACGCAAATAGCTTTAGTTGTTTTAAAATGCGCAATTTGCTCAATTAATATCAATCAATGACAATTTCACAGCTAACATAAATACGCACACGATACATTTTGTTGTGGTTGACGTCATCGACGTGCTGAAGTGTCGCTCCCGCCGCAACCAAAGATACTGTAAGTACAGTATAAAGATAGGCAAAAATTGCTTCTCCCCGATCACACGTGCCTGTAGGTGTCACATGGCCACGTTGGGTAGCTACGCGCATGCGCCGAAATGCGGTCTCTTGCGCCGAACTGCGCATGTACAGGCCGTCAACTCAAACCgcactccttcgatataaagttatttttaacgaaaatgaaaacgtgtcagtttgtgaCTTTCACGacgttggagtaataacatgttcaactacttggtcacaagcatttcgctacacccgcaatagcatttgctaaacacgtgtatgtgaccaataaaattgactctaggttgtgcctttagatttcgagaaaattaACAAATAAGGAAACATTTTTCACTTCTGTCATTGACTTCCCAAACCCAAACCACTGCCTGGTCTGTTGGTTCTGTTTCTCAATAGTTCCCGGAACTCTAGCaatgttgcgcctctgggtttagaaactctgtgccaCAACTACTGGTGGAGAGCGAATCACATTCGCCATTTAAATAACCAGCTGTCGACCGCGGAAGAATGTTTTACCACAGTACACAGCGGCTTTATCAGCTGAAGATGGCGGACGGGGAGAATATCCTTGTTGGAGCCAGTTCCAGCACTTCAAATAACGAAGAACCAGATTCAAAAAGGGCCAAAATGAGCATGGCCATAGAATGTGGACTCAAAATTGTTCAGACTAAGCAAGTTACGTATGGGCCAGAGGCTGGTGAGAGTTTGGCGGCGGCGATTTCTGCGCAGCCAGAGGAGAAGGAGTTTGAGCCGGTGATGTCGGTAGGACAGGCCTCAGCAGCAGCACCAGGCGGAGACAATGGGCTGCTGGTCTTCGAGCCTCAGGAAAGTGTAGTGAATTTAGACAAGGCGTCTGGACCCACGGCGGAGCCTGCAGGTAGgataatttagctagctagtatgCCAAGTTTTTTGGCGCACTCGACCGTTGCATGTCTGGTTAACGTTAGATTGCTCCACCTAGTTGGATACCAATTGGGCTAGCTTTGTAACTAAGTTACTACTAGGTAGCTCAGCAGCACGTCAGCCTGAAGTTTGAAACGAGCAAACTTTGCGTGCATTACGCAAGATATGCGACTTTATTAGCAAATGCTTTTACCCACCCGGTCATAAAAATCTACCTTTAGCGGGAGAGCTAGCTAACTATCAACATTGGCTATTTGGCTAGTCATTTTATGCAATTTAGTTTTTATTGCAAATTTTAAGGAATGCAAAAATACAGTCCATAATTAGTTGTTTGCGGAATAGATACTGTTCATTAAATGAATTAACAAAACGATCACTGCCCACTATCGTGTCCTCTTCCTGAGTGTCTTGACCCTGATAATGAGGAGCTTAAACCCAAAAGCATTTGCCTCCCCAGACGGTGTCAATGAGGATGATGACAGATCCTCACATGCAAGTTCCAGTGACTGGACCCCTCAACCACAGATAGGTACAAGATGacaaataaatcatatttttaATACACCTGTTTTAGTACACAAAATTGCATGCAACCCAGGTAATGTTCAAGATACAATAACATGTTTTAAGCTATTTAAATGTATTGATGTTGGgtttttttttcttccaaaaATTAGGTTCCTACAGTTTTATCCAGCAACACATTATGAGAGAGACCGATCCAAGAACAATATTGAAAGACTTGCTTCCTCCAGAGACTGTGCTTCCACCAGACTTGGATGACATGACGCTGTGGCAGATCATCATCAACATTTCGGAGCCTCCTAAAAGAAAGAAGCGCAAAGACATAAACACCCTGGAGGACGTGGTTCGGATACTCCATGAAAGCAAAAAGATCCTTGTGCTTACTGGTGCTGGAGTATGTATTGCAGGGAACACATTAAGTAGGGTGTCCAACCACTCTGCCCAGAGTGGGTGAAAACAGGCTTTGGTgatgacatttcacttccttatgttataaaatacattttaccaagacatACGATTATTCATATTCTGAATCGTCAGTGGGGTCTTTCTCAAACATATCATTATATCCAGAAGTTAGATTTCGTAACCTAATACATCCGATAAGTACCGAGCTCTGTTGACATAGTGATGCAGGTTTCTCGTGACAACTTTTTGAAGATTTTACATTTTGTGGTCGTCGTCTTCAAAGTTGTTTCTGCGGGTCGCAAATTTgcatgacacgagctgaattaaatgtaaaaggctttgaaaGTGAAAAGCTTGCTATATGCTCTGTTGCCATTTCATGTGAGAAATCTTTGGGAAAACCGATGTCTAATTAATGGAAAATGTATAGGCaaatatgaaaatactacatGTCATGTCTCAATCGATATCCATCTTACCTCTGTTTTATGTCCTGCGGATTCGAGAAGAATGGTGACAAGTTCAATGGGGAAAGTGAGCCTGTCAGGTAGCCAGTAGCCTTAATTTTTGCACAGAATCCAGCTCGCTGGCGCAATGACATTttccagaatatatatatatattttttttttctggtctgatttagtcaccctaattctgGCCATCGTACAAGGGTAAAATTTCATTTTGAACGGATTATGatagagacatgaggtttggaAAAATTTACATATTTAAGCCATTtgtcaaaaaatatgtttttaattGGACATCCTACATTATGTTTTGCTGTGTCTATTTGTATAGCTTTCACAGTTGCCGTATTAGGACTTATGGTTTGTTGTTTTTCCTCAGGTGTCTGTTTCTTGTGGAATACCAGACTTTCGATCCAGAGATGGCATTTATGCAAGGCTTGCAATAGATTTCCCAGATCTTCCAGACCCTCAAGCAATGTTTGATATAGAGTACTTCAGAAGAGACCCAAGACCCTTTTTCAAGTTTGCTAAGGTTTGTGGATTTAAAGTgttgtatataaactcagcaaaaaaagaaacgtccctttttcaggaccttaattcgtaaaaatccgaataacttcatagatcttcattgtaaagggtttaaacactgtttcccatgcttgttcagtgaaccataaacaatgaatgaacatgcacctgtggaagggtcgttaagacacgaacaacttacagacggtaggaaattaaggtcacagttatgaagacttaggacactaaagaggcctttctactgtttctgaaaaacaccaaaagaaagatgcccagggtccctgctcatctgcatgaacgtgccttaggcatgctgcaaggaggcatgaggactgcagctGTGGCCAGGGCaagaaattgcaatgtctgtactgtgagatgactaagacagcgctacagggagacagaatggacagctgattgtcctcgcagtggtagaccacgtgtaacatcacctgcacaggatcggtacatccgaacatcatacctgcgggacaggtacaggatggcaacaacaactgcccgagttacaccaggatcgcacaatccctccatcagtgctcagactgtccgcaataggctgagagaggctggactgagggcttgtaggcctgttgtaatgcaggtcctcaccagaaatCAACGGCAACAActttgcctatgggcacaaacctaccgtcgctggaccagacaggactggtaaaaagtaatcttcactgacgagtcgcagtattgtctcaccaggggtgatggtcggattcgcgtttatcatcaaaggaatgagcgttccaccgaggcctgtactctggagcgggatcgattttgaGGTGGAGGGtcccgtcatggtctggggcagtgtgtcacagcatcatcggattgagcttgttgtcattgcaggcgatctcaatgctgtgcgttacagggaagacatcctcctccctcacgtggtacccttcctgcaggctcatcctgacatgaccctccagcatgacaatgccaccagccatactgctcgttctgtgtgtgatttcctgcaagacaggaatgtcagtgttctgccatggccagcgaagagcccagatctcaggcccattgagcacatctgggacctgttggatcggagggtgaggactagggccactccccccagaaatgtccgggaacttgcaggtgccttggtggaagagtggggtgacatctcacagcaagaacgggcaaatctggtgcagtccatgaggaggagatgcactgcagtacttaatgcagctggtggccgcaccagatactgactgttatttttgattttgccccacacacacacactattcaatttctgttagtcacatgtctgtggaacttgttcagtttgtctgttgttgaatcttatgttcatacaaatatttacacatgttaagtttgatgaaagtaaacgcagttgacagtgagaggatgtttcttttttttgctgagttattttatatatatatatatatatatattcatacagttgaagtttacatacacttaggttggagtcattaaaactcgtttttcaaccactccacaaatttcttgtttacaaactatagttttgggaaaGTCGGTTAGTTCATctaagtcatttttacaacaattgtttacagacagattatttcatttataagtcactatcacaattccagtgtgtcagaagtttacatacactaagttgactgtgccttttaactgcttggaaaattccagaaaatgatgtcatggctttaaaaacTTCTGATATGTCAAATAGcctttgagtaaattggaggtgtacctgtgaatgtatttcaaggccgaccttcaaactcactgcctctttgcttgacatcatgggaaaatcaaaagaaatcagccaagacctcagaaaaaaaattgtagagctccacaagtctggttcatccttgggagcaatttccaaacgcctgaaggtacctcgttcttctgtacaaacagtagtacgcaagtataaacaccatgggaccttgcagccgtcataccgctcaggaaggagacgcgttctgtctcctagagattaatgtatttctg
This portion of the Salvelinus namaycush isolate Seneca chromosome 22, SaNama_1.0, whole genome shotgun sequence genome encodes:
- the dnajc12 gene encoding dnaJ homolog subfamily C member 12, which gives rise to MDDILNCKPEDLDDYYGLLGCDELSSTEQIANEYRVRALACHPDKHPDNPRAVEEFQKLQEAKEVLCNEKSRRNYDVWKRSGITIPFHGWLALGDSVKTSMHWAVRTKKEPMLESSKATFPNSSQDRDCTDQESPEMPSPDAVPSSSDYCHRHFRWASDSPSSLLRKFRNYEI